The Tamandua tetradactyla isolate mTamTet1 chromosome 5, mTamTet1.pri, whole genome shotgun sequence genome window below encodes:
- the LOC143683869 gene encoding LOW QUALITY PROTEIN: sphingomyelin phosphodiesterase 4-like (The sequence of the model RefSeq protein was modified relative to this genomic sequence to represent the inferred CDS: inserted 2 bases in 2 codons; deleted 2 bases in 2 codons) encodes MANLDFPPEAAMAFPHFHQPGFLLANLKADSVNKPFAQRCQDLVKIIEDFPAKELHTVFPWLVESIFGSLDGGVLIGWNLRCLQGRVNPVEFSIVMEFLDPGGPMMKLVYKLQAEDYKFDFPVSYLPGPVKASIQECVLPDSPLYHNKLQFPPTGGLGLNLALNPFEYYIFFFALSLITQKPFPGSLHICTSDCAYFILVDRYLSWFLPTEDSVLPPLAASPSPTPRTAAVPFASYGLHTSLLKWHLAHQAPVNADPASHEIWRSETLLQVFVEMWLHHYSLEMYQLQSPHAKLEVLHYRLSVSSALPSPAHPGCPTQHAYQESFMPSEEHVLVVRLLLKHLHAFASSLKSEQASPSAHSHATSPLEEFRRAAIPRFVQQKLYLFLQHCFGHWPLDASFRAVLEMWLSYLQPWRYAPEKQAPGADAQPRYVSEKWAPFVQENLLMYTKLFVGFLNRALRTDLVSPKNALMVFRVAKVFAQPNLAEMIQKGEQLFLEPELVLPHXQHRAFAAPTFTGGSXSSWPPAVTDASFRVKSHVYSLEGQDCKYTPLFGPGPVLRLAQLIAQAQQTAKACSDHVADSTASRSFLAWLRLCPVDPNSSSSANDLDEGGQDSIRKTDEHLEKALEYLCQIFRLSEAQLAHLMLALGAAPDEGSKKQLPDCIVGEAGLVLTPLGRYQIINGLRRFEIEYQGDAELQPIRSYENASLVCVLFQLSSAINCRFAGQMAALCSRADFLGSFCRYHLTESTQAGQRLLSPTGPGRAAPQARGTRISLRFLGSYPTLLSLLFTFFVASLLCVGPLPCTLLLTAGYLLYAVAMTLLTKWAKLHQP; translated from the exons ATGGCCAACTTGGATTTTCCACCAGAGGCTGCAATGGCTTTCCCTCATTTCCATCAGCCCGGCTTCTTGCTG gcTAATCTGAAAGCCGACTCTGTAAATAAGCCCTTTGCACAGCGGTGCCAAGACTTAGTTAAAATCATTGAGGATTTTCCAGCTAAG GAGCTGCACACCGTCTTCCCGTGGCTGGTGGAGAGCATCTTCGGCAGCCTGGACGGG GGGGTCCTCATTGGCTGGAATCTTCGCTGCTTACAGGGGCGCGTGAACCCTGTTGAATTCAGCATCGTGATGGAGTTTCTAGACCCTGG TGGCCCGATGATGAAGTTGGTTTATAAGCTTCAAGCTGAAGACTATAAATTTGAC TTCCCCGTCTCCTACCTGCCT GGCCCTGTGAAGGCTTCCATCCAGGAGTGCGTGCTCCCCGACAGCCCTCTCTACCACAACAAGCTCCAGTTCCCCCCCACCGGGGGCCTTGGCCTGAACCTGGCCCTCA ATCCGTTTGAgtattacattttcttctttgccttgAGCCTCATCACTCAAAAG CCATTTCCTGGGTCCCTCCACATCTGTACTTCGGACTGCGCCTACTTCATCCTCGTGGACAGGTACCTGTCGTGGTTCCTGCCCACAGAAGACAGCGTGCTCCCTCCATTGGCCGCCAGCCCCTCGCCCACCCCCAG GACGGCGGCCGTGCCCTTCGCCTCCTACGGCCTGCACACCAGCCTCCTCAAGTGGCACCTGGCCCACCAGGCACCTGTGAACGCCGACCCCGCCTCCCACGAGATCTGGAGGTCCGAGACCCTGCTGCAG GTTTTCGTTGAgatgtggctgcaccattactcGCTGGAGATGTATCAGTTGCAGTCCCCTCATGCCAAG CTGGAGGTCCTGCACTACCGCCTCAGCGTCTCCAGCGctctccccagccctgcccaccctgGCTGCCCAACCCAGCACGCCTACCAA GAGTCGTTCATGCCCTCCGAGGAGCACGTGCTGGTGGTGAGGCTGCTGCTGAAGCACCTGCATGCCTTCGCCAGCAGCCTGAAGTCTGAGCAGGCCTCGCCCTCAGCCCACTCCCACGCCACCAGCCCCCTGGAAGAGTT CCGCAGGGCCGCCATCCCACGGTTTGTCCAGCAGAAGCTCTACCTCTTCCTGCAGCACTGCTTCGGCCACTGGCCCCTGGATGCGTCTTTCAGAGCC GTGCTGGAGATGTGGCTGAGCTACCTGCAGCCCTGGAGGTATGCGCCTGAGAAGCAGGCCCCGGGTGCCGACGCCCAGCCCCGCTACGTATCGGAGAAATG GGCGCCCTTCGTGCAGGAGAACCTGCTGATGTACACCAAGCTCTTCGTGGGCTTCCTGAACCGTGCACTGCGCACCGACCTGGTCAGCCCCAAGAACGCGCTCATGGTCTTCCGGGTAGCCAAGGTCTTCGCCCAGCCCAACCTGGCGGAGATGATCCAAAAGG GGGAGCAGCTGTTCCTGGAGCCAGAGCTTGTGCTCCCCC CGCAGCACCGCGCCTTTGCGGCCCCCACCTTCACTGGGGGCT CGTCGTCCTGGCCGCCGGCTGTCACCGACGCCTCCTTCAGGGTGAAGAGCCACGTGTACAGCCTGGAGGGCCAGGACTGCAAGTACACCCCACTGTTCGGGCCCGGGCCC GTCTTGCGCCTAGCCCAGCTTATCGCTCAGGCCCAGCAGACCGCCAAGGCCTGCTCCGACCATGTGGCTGACAGCACAGCCAGCCGCTCCTTCCTGGCCTGGCTGCGCCTCTGTCCCGTGGACCCCAACAGCTCCAGCTCGGCCAATGACCTGGACGAAGGGGGCCAGGACAGCATCCGGAAGACAGACGAGCACCTGGAGAAGGCCCTGGAGTACCTGTGCCAGATCTTCCGG CTTAGCGAGGCCCAGCTCGCCCACCTCATGCTGGCGCTGGGGGCGGCTCCAGACGAGGGCAGCAAGAAGCAGCTGCCGGACTGCATCGTGGGTGAGGCCGGGCTTGTCCTCACGCCCCTGGGCCGCTACCAG ATCATCAACGGCCTGCGCAGGTTTGAGATCGAGTACCAGGGGGACGCAGAGCTGCAGCCCATCCGTAGCTACGAGAATGCGAGCCTGGTCTGCGTGCTCTTCCAGCTGTCGTCCGCCATCAACTGCAGG TTTGCAGGCCAGATGGCAGCCCTGTGCTCCCGGGCTGACTTCCTGGGCAGCTTCTGCCGCTACCACCTCACTGAGTCCACACAGGCTGGCCAGCGCCTACTGAGTCCCACAGGGCCAGGCCGGGCGGCTCCCCAGGCCCGGGGCACCCGGATCAGCCTGCGCTTCCTGGGCAGCTACCCCACGCTGCTCTCGCTCCTGTTCACCTTCTTCGTGGCCTCCCTGCTCTGCGTTGGGCCGCTGCCCTGCACGCTCCTCCTCACCGCGGGGTATCTGCTCTACGCCGTGGCCATGACGCTGCTCACCAAGTGGGCGAAGCTGCACCAGCCCTGA